The Desulfovibrio fairfieldensis sequence CCGGCGTGGACGCGGAGCACATTGTCTTCTGCGGAGTCTTTTTCATGGGCGAATCCGCGGCCCTGCTCGCCAAGCCGGGCCAGGCCGTGCATCTGCCCGAACCCGGCGCGGACTGCATGATGTCCCTGATGACCCCGGCGGGTCTGGCCCGCCGCGTTCTGGAACAACTGACCGCCACGGGCCGCCGCATCGTGCCCCTGGCCTACGTCAACACCACCTTGGGGCTCAAGGCCGTGGTGGGAGAATACGGCGGCGCGGTCTGCACTTCGGCCAATGCGGAAACCATGCTGCGCTGGGCCCTGGACCAGGGCGACGGCGTGCTCTTTCTGCCGGACAAGCATCTGGGCCGCAACATGGCCAAAAAACTGGGGCTTGCGCCGGACCGGCAGCATATCCTGCGCCTTAACGGCCACGGCCTGATCAATCCCGAAAGCCAGCCCCTGGAGCGTCCCCTGCTGCTCTGGCCCGGCTGTTGCGCCATCCACGCCCGGCTCAAGCCCGAACAGGCGGCTGCCGCGCGCGCGGCCCATCCGGGCTGCCGGGTGGTGGCCCACCCCGAATGCCGCCCGGAACTCATCGAGCGTTGCGACGCCGCCGGCTCCACCTCCTTTCTGATCAAGGAAGCCGCGCGCCTGGCTGAAGAAGCGCCCGGCTCCACCCTGGTCATCGGCACGGAAAACAATCTGGTGGACCGGCTGGCCGCCCGCCACAAAGGGCGTTGCCGTGTTCTTTCCCTGGGCCGGGCCATTTGTCCGGACATGGCCAAGGTGACGGAAGCGAAACTTTTGGCTACACTCACCGCCATTGCCCACGGAACGGCCGAGCCTCTCACCGTGGAGGCCGCGCTGTGCGGTCCCGCCCGCCGCTCCTTAACCCGCATGCTGGAGGTTTGCGGTCAATGAGGACAGAGCTGTGACTCCCACCCGCCGCCATGTGCCCATCCTGATCATCGGCTCGGGCGTGGCCGGCTGCACCGCCGCCCTGACCCTGGCCGACGCCGGTTGTGACGTGCTGCTGCTCAACGCCGGAGATAATCTGGCCGACGGCAATTCGGAGCTGGCGCAGGGGGGAATCATCTATCGCGCGGCGCCCCGGCCCGACGATCCCGCCGACGACGATGACGCCCGCGCCCTGGAAAAAGACATCCTGGTGGCCGGGCACAACTACAATTACCGCAAGGCCGTGCGCTGGCTCTGCCAACAAGGCCCGCTCTGCGTGGACGAAGTGCTGATCAAACGCGCGGGCGTGCGGTTTGACCGCAATCCGGACGGCAGTTTCAACCTGACCCGCGAGGGCGGGCACTCGGCCCCGCGCATCCTGCACCGGGCCGACTACTCGGGCCGGGCGCTCATGGACGGGCTCACGGCCCAGGTGCTGGCCCATCCGCGCATCACTTGCCTGCATCGGCGCGCGGCCATCGACCTGCTGACCAGCCACCATCATGCCAAAAACGCGCAGTTCCGTTACGAAGTGGACAACCGCTGCCTGGGGGCCTATGTCCTCAATGAGGAAAGCGGCGAACCGGAAACCATTCTGGCCGACTGGACGGTGCTGGCCACCGGGGGCGTGGGCCAGGTCTTTCTGCACTCCACCAATGCGCCGGGCTGCGTGGGCACGGGCGTGTCCATGGCCTTCCGCGCGGGCGTGGATCTGGCGAATCTGGAATTCATGCAGTTCCATCCCACGGCCCTGTATGAGGAGCGCAGCAACCGCCGCCCCCTGATCACCGAAGCCATGCGCGGCGAGGGCGCGCGCCTGCTGGACGAAAAAGGCCGGGCCTTCATGCTCCGCCACGACAAACGCGGCGATCTGGCCCCGCGCGACGTGGTGGCCCAGGCCATGATGGAGGAAATGCTGCACAGCGGCGCGCCCTGCCTGTTCCTGGACGTGAGCGGCGTCAAGCAGGACCTGCCCACCCGTTTCCCCACAGTGTTCGAGCAGTGCCGGGAGGCGGGGCTGGACATTCGCAAGGAACCCATCCCGGTGGTGCCCGCCGCGCATTATTTCTGCGGCGGCGTGCTCACCGACACGCGGGGCCGCACCTCCATGCGCGGCCTGTACGCCATCGGCGAATGCGCCTG is a genomic window containing:
- the nadB gene encoding L-aspartate oxidase; its protein translation is MTPTRRHVPILIIGSGVAGCTAALTLADAGCDVLLLNAGDNLADGNSELAQGGIIYRAAPRPDDPADDDDARALEKDILVAGHNYNYRKAVRWLCQQGPLCVDEVLIKRAGVRFDRNPDGSFNLTREGGHSAPRILHRADYSGRALMDGLTAQVLAHPRITCLHRRAAIDLLTSHHHAKNAQFRYEVDNRCLGAYVLNEESGEPETILADWTVLATGGVGQVFLHSTNAPGCVGTGVSMAFRAGVDLANLEFMQFHPTALYEERSNRRPLITEAMRGEGARLLDEKGRAFMLRHDKRGDLAPRDVVAQAMMEEMLHSGAPCLFLDVSGVKQDLPTRFPTVFEQCREAGLDIRKEPIPVVPAAHYFCGGVLTDTRGRTSMRGLYAIGECACTGLHGANRLASTSLLEALVWGVSCGKDLARRAASGGMPTGLAAAIPDWQHEGDERHDDPALVAQDWANIRNTMWNYVGISRTDARLRRAFEDMRDLVRHIHDFYKRTRISRRLVDLFHGSQTAYVITQAAMRNPVSLGCHHRVD
- the nadA gene encoding quinolinate synthase NadA: MNDITAAVAALKEQLGDRLCIMGHHYQNDAVVAHCDVTGDSLELARRVPGVDAEHIVFCGVFFMGESAALLAKPGQAVHLPEPGADCMMSLMTPAGLARRVLEQLTATGRRIVPLAYVNTTLGLKAVVGEYGGAVCTSANAETMLRWALDQGDGVLFLPDKHLGRNMAKKLGLAPDRQHILRLNGHGLINPESQPLERPLLLWPGCCAIHARLKPEQAAAARAAHPGCRVVAHPECRPELIERCDAAGSTSFLIKEAARLAEEAPGSTLVIGTENNLVDRLAARHKGRCRVLSLGRAICPDMAKVTEAKLLATLTAIAHGTAEPLTVEAALCGPARRSLTRMLEVCGQ